From a single Streptomyces misionensis genomic region:
- a CDS encoding DUF2795 domain-containing protein — protein MQRGSDRLNVHRDDEMKHELKGLLRSGHPTRVEEWNDPEPAADDDPEVTGGPVGGLGSPASLERVRLELARSLNRSAFPARAGELASALRRDNAPDPLVEAVAELPRGERFRNVQQLAEALAGGE, from the coding sequence ATGCAGCGAGGCAGTGACCGGCTGAACGTCCACCGGGACGACGAGATGAAGCACGAGCTGAAGGGGCTGCTGAGGTCCGGGCACCCGACGCGGGTCGAGGAGTGGAACGACCCGGAGCCGGCCGCCGACGACGACCCGGAGGTCACGGGCGGCCCGGTGGGCGGCCTGGGCTCCCCGGCCTCCCTGGAGCGGGTGCGGCTGGAGCTGGCCCGCAGCCTGAACCGCTCGGCCTTCCCTGCGCGGGCGGGCGAGCTGGCCTCGGCACTGCGCCGGGACAACGCCCCGGACCCGCTGGTGGAAGCGGTGGCGGAGCTGCCGCGCGGCGAGCGGTTCCGCAATGTTCAGCAGCTGGCCGAGGCTCTGGCCGGCGGCGAATGA
- a CDS encoding thiamine pyrophosphate-requiring protein: MSTKVSDHVLERLRAWGVDQVFGYPGDGINGLLAAWGRAEDKPRFIQSRHEEMSAFEAVGYAKFSGRLGVCAATSGPGAIHLLNGLYDAKLDHVPVLAIVGQTDRTAMGGSYQQEVDLHTLYKDVASEFVETVTVPEQLPNVLDRAIRTAYARRCPTALIIPGDVQELDYSPPTHAFKMVPSSLGASEWTATPSDDAVRRAADVLNAGDKVAILIGQGAAGAVAEVREVAELLGAGVAKALLGKDVLSDELPYVTGPIGLLGSRPSYELMRDCDTLLTIGSSFPYTQFMPEFGKARAVQIDLDPHMIGMRYPYEVNLVGDAKATLQRLIPLLKTDRGGREWQDTVRANVRRWHETMERRAGLAADPINPEYVARALDPLLPDNTILTSDSGSVANWYARHITMRPGMRGSLSGTLATMGPGVPYAIGAKFAHPDRPVVALVGDGAMQMNGLAEMITAAKYRDRWSDPRLVVAVWNNQDLNQVTWEMRAMEGAPSFLPSQQIPDVQYAAFARTLGLEGIRVEKPDAVEAGWRAALEADRPCVIEFLTDPAVPPIPPHASWEQMQSAATAILKGDADRGSMVKQGLKAKVQEFPPGRSKQ; this comes from the coding sequence ATGAGCACGAAGGTGTCCGACCACGTCCTGGAACGTCTGCGCGCCTGGGGTGTGGACCAGGTCTTCGGCTACCCGGGCGACGGCATCAACGGACTGCTCGCCGCCTGGGGCCGCGCCGAGGACAAGCCGCGGTTCATCCAGTCCCGGCACGAGGAGATGTCCGCGTTCGAGGCGGTCGGGTACGCGAAGTTCAGCGGCCGCCTCGGGGTGTGCGCGGCGACCTCCGGACCGGGTGCGATCCACCTGCTGAACGGCCTGTACGACGCGAAGCTCGACCATGTGCCGGTGCTGGCGATCGTCGGGCAGACCGACCGGACCGCGATGGGCGGCTCCTATCAGCAGGAGGTCGACCTGCACACGCTGTACAAGGACGTCGCCTCGGAGTTCGTGGAGACGGTGACGGTCCCCGAGCAGCTGCCGAACGTGCTCGACCGGGCGATCCGGACGGCGTACGCCCGGCGCTGCCCGACCGCGCTGATCATCCCCGGTGACGTCCAGGAGCTGGACTACTCGCCGCCGACGCACGCGTTCAAGATGGTGCCTTCCAGCCTCGGCGCGAGCGAGTGGACGGCGACCCCGTCGGACGACGCGGTGCGCCGGGCCGCGGACGTGCTGAACGCCGGCGACAAGGTGGCGATCCTGATCGGCCAGGGCGCCGCGGGCGCGGTCGCCGAGGTGCGGGAGGTCGCCGAGCTGCTCGGCGCGGGCGTCGCCAAGGCGCTGCTCGGCAAGGACGTGCTCAGCGACGAGCTGCCGTACGTCACCGGGCCGATCGGACTGCTCGGCAGCAGGCCCTCGTACGAGCTGATGCGGGACTGCGACACGCTGCTGACCATCGGGTCGTCGTTCCCGTACACCCAGTTCATGCCGGAGTTCGGCAAGGCGCGCGCGGTGCAGATCGATCTCGATCCGCACATGATCGGTATGCGGTATCCCTACGAGGTGAACCTGGTCGGCGACGCCAAGGCGACGTTGCAGCGGCTGATCCCGCTGCTGAAGACCGACCGGGGCGGCCGGGAGTGGCAGGACACGGTCCGCGCCAACGTGCGGCGCTGGCACGAGACGATGGAGCGGCGCGCCGGGCTCGCGGCGGACCCGATCAACCCCGAGTACGTGGCGCGGGCTCTCGATCCGCTGCTGCCGGACAACACGATCCTCACCTCCGACTCGGGTTCGGTGGCCAACTGGTACGCCCGGCACATCACCATGCGGCCGGGCATGCGCGGCTCGCTGTCCGGGACGCTCGCGACGATGGGGCCGGGGGTGCCGTACGCGATCGGGGCGAAGTTCGCGCATCCGGACCGTCCGGTGGTCGCGCTGGTCGGGGACGGCGCGATGCAGATGAACGGGCTGGCGGAGATGATCACCGCGGCGAAGTACCGGGACCGCTGGTCGGACCCCCGGCTGGTGGTCGCGGTGTGGAACAACCAGGACCTGAACCAGGTGACGTGGGAGATGCGGGCCATGGAGGGCGCGCCGTCCTTCCTGCCGTCGCAGCAGATCCCGGACGTGCAGTACGCGGCGTTCGCTCGCACGCTGGGGCTGGAGGGCATCCGGGTGGAGAAGCCGGACGCCGTCGAGGCGGGCTGGCGGGCGGCCCTGGAGGCGGACCGGCCGTGCGTGATCGAGTTCCTGACCGATCCCGCCGTACCGCCGATCCCGCCGCACGCCAGCTGGGAGCAGATGCAGTCCGCGGCCACGGCGATCCTCAAGGGCGACGCGGACCGGGGGTCGATGGTCAAGCAGGGACTGAAGGCGAAGGTGCAGGAGTTCCCGCCGGGCCGGAGCAAGCAGTAG
- a CDS encoding aminotransferase class I/II-fold pyridoxal phosphate-dependent enzyme has product MRRTDPEGHGPVRYGPPLPGDGLPVLPELAAVVAAAAGRADAQPVGGAPALLESACGYWTRRALPCGPDRIAAGPGAPALLLALTAALAKDGADILVPRPCAAWWAPYARVLGRPVFHVPTPAESGGVPDPYALLETVRRVRAEGGDPRLLVLSVADDPTGTVAPPELLHETVEAAATEGLYLVSDETWRDTVHDPHGTVLLSPAEMWPDQVVVVTDLAGALLPPGWPAAVARFPATDDGRRLHARVLDILTALGARLAAPVAAAACYALDEPPPVTERRAATVRLHARLAAAAHATVTAAGALARPPAAGRHLYADLAPLREPLAARGVGDAQELEELLTARLGMPAPGGHRFGDDLAALRVRLATAPLLGGSEQERTECLTARAPEELPQTHSSLITLKSVFDDLRDDAQRWEPPR; this is encoded by the coding sequence ATGCGGCGGACGGACCCCGAGGGCCACGGCCCGGTCCGCTACGGCCCGCCGCTGCCCGGCGACGGACTGCCCGTCCTCCCCGAACTGGCGGCCGTGGTCGCCGCCGCGGCGGGCCGCGCCGACGCCCAGCCCGTCGGCGGCGCCCCCGCCCTGCTGGAGTCGGCCTGCGGCTACTGGACCCGCCGCGCCCTGCCCTGCGGCCCGGACCGGATCGCCGCCGGACCCGGCGCTCCCGCCCTGCTCCTCGCGCTCACCGCCGCGCTCGCCAAAGACGGCGCCGACATCCTCGTCCCGCGCCCGTGCGCCGCCTGGTGGGCCCCCTACGCCCGGGTCCTCGGCCGGCCCGTCTTCCATGTGCCGACGCCCGCCGAGAGCGGCGGCGTCCCCGACCCGTACGCGCTGCTGGAGACCGTCCGCCGGGTACGCGCCGAGGGCGGCGACCCCAGACTGCTGGTGCTGTCCGTCGCCGACGACCCCACCGGCACCGTCGCCCCGCCCGAACTGCTGCACGAGACCGTCGAGGCCGCCGCCACCGAGGGCCTGTACCTGGTCAGCGACGAGACCTGGCGCGACACCGTGCACGACCCGCACGGCACCGTCCTGCTCAGCCCCGCCGAGATGTGGCCCGACCAGGTCGTCGTCGTCACCGACCTGGCCGGCGCCCTGCTGCCGCCCGGCTGGCCCGCCGCCGTCGCCCGCTTCCCCGCCACCGACGACGGACGACGCCTGCACGCGCGCGTCCTCGACATCCTCACCGCGCTCGGCGCCCGCCTCGCCGCCCCTGTCGCCGCGGCCGCCTGCTACGCCCTGGACGAACCCCCGCCGGTCACCGAACGCCGCGCGGCGACCGTACGGCTGCACGCCCGCCTGGCCGCCGCCGCCCACGCCACGGTCACCGCGGCCGGCGCGCTCGCCCGCCCCCCGGCGGCCGGCCGCCACCTCTACGCCGACCTCGCCCCGTTGCGCGAACCCCTCGCCGCCCGAGGCGTCGGCGACGCGCAGGAGTTGGAGGAACTTCTCACCGCCCGGCTCGGCATGCCCGCGCCCGGCGGCCACCGCTTCGGCGACGACCTCGCGGCCCTGCGCGTACGGCTCGCCACCGCACCCCTGCTGGGCGGCTCCGAGCAGGAGCGCACGGAGTGCCTCACCGCTCGGGCACCCGAAGAACTGCCGCAGACGCACAGCTCGTTGATCACCCTGAAATCGGTCTTCGACGATCTCCGCGACGACGCTCAGCGATGGGAGCCTCCTCGATGA
- a CDS encoding MBL fold metallo-hydrolase, whose product MTQQTHEPGTPPTAPGPATAPTTPTAVGPAPAPAPATLGAPPFPPLAEPRPLAEPRVWPRTFHDRLTAPLPGLKALARFAREGAVRPGPEGLADIPRLPYEPAPLPRVDAGTLAVTWAGHASWIVQAGGLTVLTDPVWSRRILGTPARVTPVGVPWDDLPRVDAVVISHNHYDHLDAPTLRRLPRDTPVFVPAGLGRWFRRREFTCVTELDWWEGAELAGVRFDFVPAHHWSKRTLTDTCHSLWGGWVLTVPGGRRVYFAGDTGYGHWFSRIGRRYPGIDLALMPIGAYDPRWWLSDVHCDPEEAVQATLDLGARRMAPMHWATFVLSAEPVLEPLTRVRTAWEKAGLDRADLWDLPVGASRTLD is encoded by the coding sequence ATGACGCAGCAGACGCACGAGCCCGGAACGCCCCCGACCGCCCCCGGCCCCGCGACGGCTCCCACGACACCCACGGCGGTCGGCCCGGCCCCGGCGCCCGCCCCGGCCACCCTCGGCGCGCCCCCCTTCCCGCCGCTGGCCGAGCCCCGCCCGCTGGCCGAACCCCGGGTGTGGCCGCGCACGTTCCACGACCGGCTCACCGCGCCCCTGCCCGGACTCAAGGCCCTCGCCCGCTTCGCCCGCGAGGGCGCCGTACGCCCCGGCCCGGAGGGACTCGCCGACATCCCCCGGCTCCCGTACGAGCCCGCGCCGCTGCCCCGCGTGGACGCCGGCACCCTCGCCGTCACCTGGGCGGGCCACGCCAGCTGGATCGTCCAGGCGGGCGGTCTGACCGTGCTCACCGACCCGGTCTGGTCCCGCCGCATCCTCGGCACCCCGGCCCGTGTCACCCCCGTCGGCGTGCCCTGGGACGACCTGCCCCGGGTCGACGCCGTCGTCATCAGCCACAACCACTACGACCACCTGGACGCCCCCACCCTGCGCCGACTCCCGCGCGACACACCGGTGTTCGTACCCGCCGGGCTCGGCCGCTGGTTCCGGCGCCGGGAGTTCACCTGCGTCACCGAGCTGGACTGGTGGGAGGGTGCCGAACTCGCCGGGGTCCGCTTCGACTTCGTGCCCGCCCACCACTGGTCCAAGCGCACCCTGACCGACACCTGCCACAGCCTCTGGGGCGGCTGGGTCCTCACCGTGCCGGGCGGCCGGCGCGTCTACTTCGCGGGCGACACCGGCTACGGCCACTGGTTCTCCCGCATCGGCCGCCGCTACCCGGGCATCGACCTCGCCCTCATGCCCATCGGCGCCTACGACCCCCGCTGGTGGCTCAGCGACGTGCACTGCGACCCCGAGGAGGCCGTCCAGGCCACCCTCGACCTCGGCGCCCGCCGCATGGCCCCCATGCACTGGGCCACCTTCGTCCTCTCGGCGGAACCGGTGCTGGAGCCGCTCACCCGGGTGCGCACGGCCTGGGAGAAGGCGGGACTCGACCGGGCGGACCTGTGGGACCTGCCGGTGGGCGCTTCCAGAACGCTGGACTGA
- a CDS encoding DedA family protein translates to MTWLPPAAALAAAAPSVVPPESTQQAIGYPSLFLLVLIGALVPVVPTGALVSSAAVVAFHQTAPFALALVFGTASLAAFLGDAALYWLGRRGMRSRGGSRWLEAIRSRAPEERLTQARGKLAEHGVAVLVLSRLVPAGRIPVMLACLMADWPVRRFVRGNVAACLAWAATYQVIGILGGSLFPEPWEGVVVAVALTVVISAVPGVVRRFR, encoded by the coding sequence GTGACATGGCTTCCCCCGGCCGCGGCGCTGGCCGCGGCCGCGCCCTCGGTCGTGCCGCCGGAGTCCACGCAGCAGGCCATCGGGTATCCGTCGTTGTTCCTGCTGGTGCTGATCGGCGCGCTGGTGCCGGTCGTGCCGACGGGGGCGCTGGTGAGTTCGGCGGCGGTGGTGGCGTTCCACCAGACGGCGCCGTTCGCGCTGGCGCTGGTCTTCGGTACGGCGTCGCTGGCGGCGTTCCTCGGTGACGCGGCGCTGTACTGGCTGGGCAGGCGGGGGATGCGCTCGCGGGGCGGCTCGCGGTGGCTGGAGGCGATACGGTCGCGGGCGCCGGAGGAGCGGCTGACGCAGGCGCGGGGGAAGCTGGCGGAGCACGGGGTGGCGGTGCTGGTGCTGTCCCGGCTGGTGCCGGCCGGGCGCATTCCGGTGATGCTGGCGTGTCTGATGGCGGACTGGCCGGTGCGCAGGTTTGTGCGGGGCAATGTGGCCGCGTGTCTGGCATGGGCGGCGACGTACCAGGTGATCGGCATCCTGGGGGGTTCGCTGTTCCCGGAGCCGTGGGAGGGCGTGGTGGTGGCGGTGGCGCTGACCGTCGTGATCAGCGCGGTGCCGGGGGTCGTGCGCCGGTTCCGGTGA
- a CDS encoding MBL fold metallo-hydrolase, whose protein sequence is MPVEITWWGHATCTVEDSNIRVLTDPLFARRLAHLRRRRGALPSEEARRADLVLVSHLHADHLHLPSLAALAPGTRLLVPRGARRAVPGVRRLRHLRITEVAPGDEIRVGELLVRVVPALHDGRRLPVGPHRSPALGFVLEGEARTYFAGDTGLFDAMAERVGPVDVALLPVGGWGPYLGEGHLDAGRAAQALARLAPRAAVPVHYGTYWPIGLDAVRPHEFHAPGDEFVRLAGGAAPDVAVHKLGHGESARLEVAR, encoded by the coding sequence GTGCCGGTGGAGATCACCTGGTGGGGTCATGCCACCTGCACGGTGGAGGATTCGAACATACGGGTGCTCACCGATCCTCTGTTCGCCCGCCGTCTGGCACATCTGCGGCGCAGGCGCGGCGCGCTGCCGTCCGAGGAGGCGCGGCGCGCGGATCTGGTACTCGTCTCCCACCTGCACGCCGACCATCTGCATCTGCCCTCGCTGGCCGCGCTCGCCCCGGGCACGCGCCTGCTCGTGCCCCGGGGCGCGCGTCGCGCGGTACCGGGCGTGCGCCGGTTGCGGCATCTGCGCATCACCGAGGTCGCCCCGGGCGACGAGATACGGGTGGGGGAGCTGCTGGTGCGGGTGGTGCCGGCGCTGCACGACGGGCGGCGGCTGCCGGTGGGGCCGCACCGTTCGCCCGCGCTGGGCTTCGTGCTGGAGGGCGAGGCGCGGACCTACTTCGCCGGGGACACCGGGCTGTTCGACGCGATGGCCGAGCGGGTGGGTCCGGTGGACGTGGCGCTGCTGCCGGTGGGCGGCTGGGGGCCGTACCTCGGCGAGGGGCACCTGGACGCGGGGCGGGCGGCGCAGGCACTGGCCCGGCTGGCGCCGCGGGCGGCGGTCCCGGTGCACTACGGGACGTACTGGCCGATCGGTCTGGACGCGGTGCGGCCGCACGAGTTCCACGCACCGGGCGACGAGTTCGTTCGGCTGGCCGGCGGGGCCGCGCCGGACGTGGCGGTGCACAAGCTGGGGCACGGGGAGAGCGCCCGGCTGGAGGTCGCGCGGTGA
- a CDS encoding alkaline phosphatase family protein has protein sequence MRGVRWRRIASQIGRSVAVWAVSTLTMLLLALVLPDFRLQSADGDSATRIALTAACGAGAFGILSAVVWPLLVRLLLLVPALVLGLLVFFLNGSLLLVALRLNPSARGAAAPETAVIVAAVMSAVASATGGALAVRDDEAYRRRLHRLATRRHRRRTDPPCPVTPGLVFLQLDGVGHDVLREAVGRGVMPTVARWLAGDDGPRPTHRLTPWHTDWSSQTGASQLGILHGSTFDVPAFRWYEKDRGEVMVSNRPTSAAELQRRAVAHTGDGGLLSEDGASRGNLFSGGAGEQALVLSIAARRRGRENRSRAGYFAYFSDPANAVRTALSFIAEVVREIGESTRARLRKQRPRVSRGGLYPLVRAFATVVERDVVVAAVMGDMLAGRTAVYADLVAYDEVAHHSGPHSRDAEKVLKRLDRCLALLERVADHAPRPYRIVVLSDHGQSPGETFRSRYGLTLADLVRAGCGLHVPRRAERTHSGAEARAAVRAALHRPVEEGGEQHRPARHSEPVVLASGNLGLISFPDVRHRMTKEEIDARHPALLTTLANHPGIGFLLVASAEHDGVVLGPHGTEIPLARLDRDPGPLERFGPGAVEAVRRTHAFPHTADIMVNSAYDPADGEVLAFEEQIGSHGGLGGAQSRPFLLSPVDLSAPVPDGERLTGAEQVHHVLRRWLGELSGPEVPLTAVPDEDATDERAA, from the coding sequence GTGCGGGGCGTACGGTGGCGGCGGATCGCCAGTCAGATCGGGCGCAGCGTCGCCGTATGGGCCGTCTCCACCCTCACCATGCTCCTGCTGGCGCTGGTCCTGCCCGACTTCCGGCTCCAGTCCGCCGACGGCGACAGCGCCACCCGGATCGCCCTCACCGCCGCGTGCGGCGCCGGCGCGTTCGGCATCCTGTCCGCCGTGGTGTGGCCCTTGCTGGTCCGGCTGCTGCTGCTCGTCCCGGCCCTCGTCCTCGGCCTGCTGGTCTTCTTCCTCAACGGCTCCCTGCTGCTGGTCGCCCTGCGCCTCAACCCCTCCGCGCGGGGCGCGGCCGCGCCGGAGACCGCGGTGATCGTGGCCGCCGTGATGTCCGCCGTCGCCTCGGCCACCGGTGGTGCCCTCGCCGTGCGCGACGACGAGGCGTACCGGCGCCGCCTGCACCGCCTCGCCACGCGCCGCCACCGGCGCAGAACCGATCCGCCTTGTCCGGTGACGCCCGGGCTGGTGTTCCTCCAGCTCGACGGGGTGGGACACGACGTGCTCAGGGAGGCGGTGGGCAGGGGGGTGATGCCTACGGTGGCGCGGTGGCTGGCGGGGGACGACGGTCCACGGCCCACCCACCGCCTCACCCCCTGGCACACCGACTGGTCCAGCCAGACCGGCGCCAGCCAGCTCGGCATCCTCCACGGCAGCACCTTCGACGTGCCCGCCTTCCGCTGGTACGAGAAGGACCGCGGCGAGGTGATGGTGAGCAACCGGCCGACCAGCGCCGCCGAGCTCCAGCGGCGTGCCGTGGCGCACACGGGCGACGGCGGACTGCTCAGCGAGGACGGCGCCAGCCGCGGCAACCTCTTCAGCGGCGGCGCCGGGGAACAGGCCCTCGTCCTGTCCATCGCGGCCCGCCGCCGCGGCCGGGAGAACCGCTCCCGCGCCGGCTACTTCGCCTACTTCTCCGACCCGGCCAACGCCGTCCGCACCGCCCTCTCCTTCATCGCCGAGGTGGTCCGCGAGATCGGCGAGTCCACCCGTGCCCGGCTGCGCAAGCAGCGCCCCAGGGTCTCCCGCGGCGGCCTCTACCCCCTGGTCCGCGCCTTCGCGACCGTGGTCGAGCGGGACGTCGTGGTCGCCGCGGTGATGGGCGACATGCTCGCGGGACGCACCGCCGTCTACGCCGACCTCGTCGCCTACGACGAGGTGGCCCACCACTCCGGCCCGCACAGCCGGGACGCCGAGAAGGTCCTCAAGCGTCTCGACCGCTGCCTCGCCCTGCTCGAACGGGTCGCCGACCACGCCCCGCGCCCCTACCGCATCGTCGTCCTGTCCGACCACGGGCAGAGCCCCGGCGAGACCTTCCGGTCCCGCTACGGACTCACCCTCGCCGACCTCGTGCGGGCCGGCTGCGGGCTGCACGTGCCGCGCCGGGCCGAGCGCACCCACAGCGGCGCCGAGGCCCGGGCCGCCGTGCGGGCCGCCCTGCACCGGCCCGTGGAGGAGGGAGGCGAGCAGCACCGGCCGGCCCGGCACAGCGAGCCGGTCGTGCTGGCCTCCGGCAACCTGGGGCTGATCTCCTTCCCCGACGTGCGCCACCGCATGACCAAGGAGGAGATCGACGCCCGTCACCCCGCCCTGCTCACCACCCTCGCCAACCACCCCGGCATCGGCTTCCTGCTGGTGGCCAGCGCCGAGCACGACGGCGTGGTGCTGGGCCCGCACGGCACCGAGATCCCGCTGGCCCGCCTCGACCGCGACCCGGGTCCGCTGGAGCGGTTCGGACCCGGAGCCGTCGAGGCGGTACGCCGCACCCACGCGTTCCCGCACACCGCCGACATCATGGTGAATTCCGCGTACGATCCCGCCGACGGCGAGGTCCTCGCCTTCGAGGAGCAGATCGGCTCCCACGGCGGGCTCGGCGGGGCGCAGTCCCGCCCGTTCCTGCTCTCCCCGGTGGACCTGTCCGCGCCGGTCCCGGACGGGGAGCGGCTGACCGGCGCCGAGCAGGTGCACCACGTGCTGCGCCGCTGGCTCGGCGAGCTGTCCGGACCCGAGGTCCCGCTCACCGCCGTACCCGACGAGGACGCGACGGACGAGCGGGCGGCCTGA
- a CDS encoding OsmC family protein has translation MATTRTAHTVWEGNLLEGKGLVTFDSSGIGEQPVSWPSRAEQANGKTSPEELIAAAHSSCFSMALSHGLAGAGTPPTRLETKADVTFQPGEGITGIHLTVRGEVPGLDAQGFQSAAEDAKKNCPVSQALAGTTITLTAELA, from the coding sequence GTGGCTACCACGCGCACCGCGCACACCGTCTGGGAAGGCAACCTTCTTGAGGGCAAGGGCCTCGTCACCTTCGACTCCTCGGGCATCGGCGAGCAGCCGGTGTCCTGGCCGTCGCGCGCCGAGCAGGCCAACGGCAAGACCAGCCCCGAAGAACTGATCGCCGCCGCCCACTCCAGCTGCTTCTCCATGGCCCTCTCCCACGGCCTGGCCGGCGCCGGCACCCCGCCCACCCGGCTGGAGACCAAGGCCGACGTCACCTTCCAGCCCGGCGAGGGCATCACCGGCATCCACCTCACCGTGCGCGGCGAGGTGCCCGGCCTGGACGCGCAGGGCTTCCAGTCGGCCGCCGAGGACGCCAAGAAGAACTGCCCGGTCAGCCAGGCCCTCGCCGGCACGACCATCACCCTCACCGCGGAACTCGCCTGA
- a CDS encoding helix-turn-helix domain-containing protein: MSERRAAPTVGQVVLGKRLQELREAAGLGREEAARVLRVAAATVRRMETAEVALKIPYLQVLLDTYGVPREEAAAFVRLAEEANQPGWWQRFHDVLPDWFSLYVSLEGAARIIRSYEPHFVPGLLQTEAYARAVLEAGTIGQTEPHAIERHVSLRMERQRLLEREHPPHLWVIMDETVFRRPVSVSPDVLRDQLDRLLEYAGRDGITLQIAEFAAGPHPGTYAPFTLFRFAEPELPDMVFTEYLTGALYLDSRQEVAAHLEVLDHMTARAASARRTREILREYRARL, from the coding sequence GTGAGTGAGCGGCGGGCTGCGCCCACCGTGGGCCAGGTGGTGCTCGGCAAGCGGTTGCAGGAACTGCGGGAGGCCGCGGGGCTCGGCCGCGAGGAGGCCGCCCGGGTGCTGCGGGTGGCCGCGGCGACGGTTCGGCGCATGGAGACGGCCGAAGTCGCCCTGAAGATCCCGTACTTGCAGGTGCTGCTGGACACCTACGGGGTGCCGCGGGAGGAAGCGGCCGCGTTCGTGCGGCTGGCCGAGGAGGCCAACCAGCCGGGCTGGTGGCAGCGGTTCCACGATGTGCTGCCGGACTGGTTCAGCCTGTACGTCAGCCTGGAGGGCGCCGCCCGCATCATCCGCTCCTACGAGCCGCACTTCGTGCCCGGCCTGCTCCAGACGGAGGCGTACGCACGGGCCGTGCTGGAGGCGGGGACGATCGGGCAGACCGAGCCGCACGCCATCGAGCGGCATGTGTCGCTGCGGATGGAGCGGCAGCGGCTGCTGGAGCGCGAGCATCCCCCGCACCTGTGGGTGATCATGGACGAGACGGTGTTCAGGCGCCCGGTGAGCGTCTCCCCCGATGTGCTGCGCGACCAGCTGGACCGGCTGCTGGAGTACGCCGGGCGGGACGGGATCACGCTCCAGATCGCCGAGTTCGCGGCGGGCCCGCATCCGGGGACGTACGCGCCGTTCACGCTGTTCCGGTTCGCCGAGCCGGAGTTGCCGGACATGGTGTTCACCGAGTACCTGACCGGCGCCCTGTACCTGGACTCGCGCCAGGAGGTCGCCGCGCACCTGGAGGTGCTGGACCACATGACGGCCCGGGCCGCCTCGGCGCGGCGCACCCGGGAGATCCTGCGGGAGTACCGCGCCCGGCTGTGA
- a CDS encoding helix-turn-helix domain-containing protein: MTMVAAEASVSTAIDGKGVGHLLRAWRERRRLSQLELALRADSSARHISFVETGRSRPSEEMVLRLAEHLDVPVRERNALLLAAGYAPRYPETPLDDPALDALRDGMERLIQGYEPYPALVVDAGYTVVAANRGIAMLLEGVPEELLRPAPNAMRLTLHPEGLAPRIRNLREWRGHLLAQMERQLALHRSDQLRALYDEVTAYPVPEDAPGEEPDEPVPYFALPMRIEHEGRVLSFVSSISTFNTPMDITVAELAIETFLPADAATTKYLHTLVG, encoded by the coding sequence ATGACCATGGTCGCCGCCGAAGCCTCCGTGTCCACCGCCATCGACGGCAAGGGGGTGGGACATCTGCTGCGCGCCTGGCGGGAGCGGCGCCGTCTCTCCCAGCTGGAGCTGGCCCTGCGGGCGGACTCCTCCGCCCGGCACATCTCCTTCGTGGAGACCGGCCGGTCCCGGCCGAGCGAGGAGATGGTGCTGCGGCTCGCCGAGCACCTGGACGTGCCGGTGCGGGAGCGCAACGCGCTGCTGCTGGCCGCCGGTTACGCCCCGCGCTATCCGGAGACCCCGCTGGACGATCCCGCGCTGGACGCGCTGCGCGACGGGATGGAGCGGCTCATCCAGGGCTACGAGCCGTATCCGGCGCTGGTGGTGGACGCCGGGTACACCGTCGTCGCCGCCAACCGGGGCATCGCGATGCTGCTGGAGGGGGTGCCCGAGGAGCTGCTGCGGCCGGCGCCGAACGCGATGCGGCTGACGCTGCACCCCGAGGGCCTCGCGCCGCGGATCCGGAACCTGCGGGAGTGGCGCGGGCATCTGCTGGCCCAGATGGAACGCCAGCTCGCCCTGCACCGCTCGGACCAACTCCGCGCGCTGTACGACGAGGTGACGGCGTATCCGGTGCCCGAGGACGCACCGGGCGAGGAACCGGACGAGCCGGTGCCGTACTTCGCGCTGCCGATGCGGATCGAGCACGAGGGCCGCGTCCTGTCCTTCGTGTCCTCCATCTCCACCTTCAACACGCCGATGGACATCACCGTCGCCGAACTGGCCATCGAGACGTTCCTGCCCGCGGACGCCGCCACCACCAAGTACCTGCACACGCTCGTGGGTTGA
- a CDS encoding 4a-hydroxytetrahydrobiopterin dehydratase translates to MAVEPLSQKEIEERLAELPGWSADGGRLTRSYRLASHFAAAALVVHIARIQDELDHHSDLTLGYHSVALAVTTHSAGGALTEKDFTLARKVEDIAPGHGAH, encoded by the coding sequence ATGGCCGTCGAACCGCTGTCGCAGAAGGAGATCGAGGAGCGGCTCGCCGAACTCCCCGGCTGGTCCGCGGACGGCGGCCGGCTCACCCGCAGCTACCGGCTCGCCTCGCACTTCGCCGCGGCCGCCCTGGTCGTCCACATCGCCCGCATCCAGGACGAGCTGGACCACCACTCCGACCTCACCCTCGGCTACCACAGCGTCGCCCTCGCCGTCACCACCCACAGCGCCGGCGGAGCCCTCACCGAGAAGGACTTCACGCTCGCCCGCAAGGTGGAGGACATCGCCCCGGGCCACGGCGCACACTGA